In a genomic window of Flavobacterium sp. KACC 22761:
- a CDS encoding efflux RND transporter periplasmic adaptor subunit: protein MNPENVRIPQFLKRNVQQIKTNMKMKNVIITSFILALVLSSCADKNQTPAAPPPPVLPVAAITSANTTTDAEYPASIQGTVDVEIRPQVSGNLERVYVDEGAYVTKGQTLFKINERPFREQLNNALANLHAAEAALINANLEVDKLTPLVQNKVVSDYQLKTAKASQKIAAANIEQAKAMVGSAKINLGYTTVTAPVSGYIGRLPKKQGSLVSATDVEPLTNLSDVHEVFAYFSLGETDFINFKAQYAGSTIGDKIRKLPPVTLVLADNNAYPQTGKIDMVDGQFDKTTGAITVRATFPNANGILRSGNTGRIRLGVQHDDAILVPQSATVEMQDKVFVFTVGKDNKVSKMPITIAGKSGVNYLIKDGVKSGDQIVLSGIDKLQEGQVIQPEKSTKVAQVINQK, encoded by the coding sequence ATGAATCCCGAAAATGTTAGAATACCACAATTTTTAAAAAGAAATGTCCAACAAATTAAAACCAATATGAAAATGAAAAATGTAATTATAACCAGCTTTATTCTGGCATTAGTACTAAGCAGCTGTGCTGATAAAAATCAGACGCCTGCTGCTCCGCCTCCACCGGTTTTACCTGTGGCAGCAATTACAAGCGCTAACACAACTACGGACGCTGAATATCCTGCTTCTATACAAGGTACTGTTGACGTTGAAATTCGTCCGCAAGTAAGCGGGAATCTTGAAAGAGTTTATGTTGACGAAGGTGCTTATGTAACAAAAGGTCAAACTTTATTCAAAATAAACGAACGTCCTTTCCGCGAACAATTGAACAACGCTTTAGCGAATTTACATGCGGCTGAAGCAGCTTTAATCAACGCGAATTTAGAAGTTGATAAATTGACCCCATTAGTTCAAAATAAAGTAGTTTCAGATTATCAATTAAAAACAGCTAAAGCTTCACAAAAAATTGCTGCTGCAAATATCGAACAAGCAAAAGCAATGGTTGGCTCGGCTAAAATCAATTTAGGATATACTACTGTAACAGCTCCAGTTAGCGGTTATATTGGAAGATTACCAAAAAAACAAGGAAGTTTAGTTTCGGCTACAGATGTTGAGCCTTTGACAAATCTTTCAGATGTTCACGAAGTTTTTGCTTATTTCTCTCTTGGCGAAACTGATTTTATCAATTTCAAAGCACAATATGCTGGAAGCACAATTGGCGATAAAATCAGAAAATTGCCTCCTGTAACTTTAGTGTTGGCAGATAACAATGCATATCCTCAAACCGGAAAAATTGACATGGTCGATGGTCAATTCGACAAAACTACTGGAGCGATTACGGTAAGAGCAACTTTTCCAAATGCAAACGGAATTTTACGTTCTGGAAATACAGGAAGAATCCGTTTAGGTGTTCAGCACGACGATGCGATTTTAGTGCCGCAATCAGCTACGGTTGAAATGCAGGATAAAGTATTTGTCTTCACTGTAGGCAAAGACAACAAAGTAAGCAAAATGCCAATCACGATTGCTGGTAAAAGCGGTGTTAACTATCTAATTAAAGATGGCGTAAAATCGGGTGACCAAATCGTATTAAGCGGTATTGACAAACTTCAAGAAGGACAGGTTATTCAACCTGAAAAATCAACAAAAGTTGCCCAAGTAATTAATCAAAAATAA
- a CDS encoding TetR/AcrR family transcriptional regulator — protein MASKDRILRQKEETRSNILGAAYDIVKEDGWNGLSMRKIADRIEYTAPIIYEYFSNKDAILTELTGQGFIKLAKELEKAKAKFEKPEEQLEAMWMAYWDFAFTDTEMYQVMFGVQMNCCSQQCSLSDSPYMMFTAVIAEVMKNSNPDPEIIKQKYFTFFSIIHGLIAINIINQNGALESINNQILKDAIGGIIKSIQ, from the coding sequence ATGGCTAGTAAAGATCGAATTTTAAGACAAAAAGAAGAAACAAGAAGTAACATTCTTGGAGCTGCTTATGACATCGTAAAGGAAGACGGCTGGAATGGTTTGAGTATGCGCAAAATTGCTGACAGAATTGAATATACTGCCCCAATTATTTATGAATACTTTTCTAATAAAGATGCTATTTTGACCGAATTAACCGGTCAAGGATTTATTAAACTGGCAAAAGAATTAGAAAAAGCGAAAGCAAAATTTGAAAAACCGGAAGAACAATTAGAAGCCATGTGGATGGCCTATTGGGATTTTGCCTTTACAGATACCGAAATGTATCAGGTAATGTTTGGTGTTCAGATGAATTGTTGTTCGCAACAATGTTCCCTTTCAGATTCGCCTTATATGATGTTCACGGCAGTTATTGCTGAAGTCATGAAAAACAGCAATCCGGATCCGGAGATTATTAAACAAAAGTATTTTACTTTCTTTTCTATTATTCATGGTTTGATTGCGATCAACATTATAAACCAAAACGGAGCATTAGAAAGTATCAACAATCAAATTTTGAAAGACGCTATTGGCGGTATTATCAAATCAATACAATAA